Proteins found in one Triticum urartu cultivar G1812 chromosome 4, Tu2.1, whole genome shotgun sequence genomic segment:
- the LOC125554325 gene encoding BTB/POZ domain-containing protein At2g46260-like → MAGGETATVPAEAETGLQFSRCDEVPDFEFAFNSKAFSNIVLEVEVVAGDDGGGESLPDAASQEKAKAISAVKALYINSAILAARSPFFQKLFTNGMKESDESHPRIRIADSEENSLMELLRFMYSGKLTTIEPTLLLDILMGADKFEVPACMRYCTQLLISRPMTTECALLYLGHPCSILMAAEVQSLVRAAKGFLANKYKDFDKFQDELMNISLVGIEAIFSSSDLHVLCEDVVYYFLLKWARVRYYYSEEERRKVLSYRLLPLVRFSNMSCDALQKVLRCEDVDIDHEYLTKHIAEVLLHKAYPNQMEGALAANGTTCWQFAERAYDFKLVRVIAFNQPCPQVTVYMDLKRDECSRLFPSGGICSQMFHLAGHKFYLLANCKMVEQATSYSFALSLHIFDEPAGSICLDIEFAARTKPLGKFVSKYGYKNTMTGDRSQGCGDLFGMPWLTFIADDSLFIDGVLYLRADLTLVVQPELQT, encoded by the exons atggccggcggcgagacTGCGACGGTACCTGCGGAAGCGGAGACGGGCCTGCAGTTCTCACGCTGCGACGAGGTTCCTGATTTCGAGTTCGCCTTCAATTCGAAGGCGTTCTCGAACATCGTTCTGGAGGTAgaggtcgtcgccggcgacgacggAGGAGGAGAATCTCTCCCCGATGCCGCCAGCCAGGAGAAAG CCAAAGCAATTTCAGCAGTAAAGGCCCTTTATATAAACTCGGCAATTCTTGCCGCAAGAAGTCCTTTCTTTCAAAAG CTTTTCACAAATGGGATGAAAGAATCTGATGAGTCACATCCAAGAATTAGGATTGCTGATTCAG AAGAAAATTCCCTTATGGAGCTTCTAAGATTCATGTACAGTGGAAAGCTGACAACAATTGAGCCCACTCTTCTGCTCGACATCTTAATGGGTGCTGACAAATTTGAGGTTCCTGCTTGCATGAGGTACTGCACTCAGTTACTCATAAGCCGGCCTATGACCACAGAATGTGCACTGCTATACCTAGGCCATCCATGCTCCATTTTAATGGCTGCTGAAGTTCAGAGTTTAGTACGTGCAGCGAAGGGATTCCTTGCCAATAAATACAAGGATTTTGATAA GTTCCAAGATGAACTGATGAACATCTCTCTTGTTGGAATCGAAGCCATCTTTTCGAGCAGTGACCTACACGTGTTATGTGAAGATGTGGTTTATTACTTCTTGCTCAAGTGGGCCCGTGTGCGATACTATTATTCGGAGGAGGAAAGACGCAAGGTCTTGAGTTATCGCTTACTTCCACTGGTACGCTTCAGTAATATGAGCTGTGATGCACTGCAGAAGGTCCTAAGATGTGAAGATGTTGATATAGACCATGAGTACTTAACTAAGCATATTGCTGAGGTACTTCTACACAAAGCATACCCAAACCAGATGGAAGGTGCTCTTGCAGCAAACGGGACAACATGTTGGCAATTTGCTGAGCGAGCTTATGACTTCAAACTTGTGAGAGTGATTGCTTTTAATCAACCCTGCCCACAGGTTACAGTTTACATGGATCTAAAGCGTGATGAGTGTTCCCGACTCTTCCCATCAGGAGGTATATGCTCGCAAATGTTCCATCTCGCAGGGCACAAATTCTATCTCTTGGCAAACTGTAAAATGGTTGAGCAGGCAACATCGTACAGCTTTGCCCTATCATTACATATTTTTGATGAGCCGGCAGGCTCAATATGTTTAGATATTGAGTTTGCTGCAAGGACAAAGCCGTTAGGAAAATTTGTGAGCAAGTACGGATATAAGAACACCATGACTGGTGATCGGTCGCAGGGATGCGGTGATCTTTTCGGAATGCCATGGTTGACGTTCATTGCTGATGACAGCCTCTTCATTGATGGTGTGCTATATCTGAGAGCCGACTTGACTCTGGTGGTGCAGCCTGAATTACAGACCTGA